From Streptomyces sp. NBC_00775, one genomic window encodes:
- a CDS encoding SIS domain-containing protein, which yields MLDESLLDDPDALTRADRRALLRGAAEAGARVRTAVRHATEAGIPELKPDGRPRAVLIAGPGMAATGVAELLGTLAGASCPLTRLTPTGVAPAAGALRWELPGWAGPVDLLLVATPDGSEPGLELLVESAYRRGSTVAAVAPAGSPLAGWVDGAHGLFVPMATAPYEHDEPLAASAPGVLWALLTPLLALLDRTGLVSAPPEALQKVADRLDHIAERCGPAIATYSNPAKTLAVELAEALPVIWTEGTSAGPAGRRFTAALAELAGRPALTAELPEALASHSVLLAGALAAGADPDDFFRDRVTEAQALHARVVLLRDRPIGGISAAPGARELALSHDTAISELEPEEGGELETLAELIAITDFAAVYLALASGA from the coding sequence ATGCTCGACGAATCGCTGCTCGACGACCCCGACGCACTCACCCGCGCCGACCGCCGCGCGCTACTCCGCGGCGCCGCCGAGGCCGGCGCCCGGGTCCGCACCGCGGTCCGGCACGCCACCGAGGCCGGAATCCCCGAGCTGAAGCCGGACGGCCGCCCGCGCGCCGTCCTGATCGCGGGCCCCGGCATGGCCGCCACCGGCGTCGCCGAACTGCTCGGCACCCTCGCCGGAGCGAGCTGCCCCCTCACCCGGCTCACCCCCACCGGGGTCGCCCCCGCCGCAGGCGCCCTGCGCTGGGAGCTGCCCGGCTGGGCGGGCCCCGTAGACCTCCTCCTGGTCGCCACACCCGACGGCAGCGAACCGGGACTCGAACTCCTGGTCGAGTCGGCCTACCGTCGCGGCTCCACCGTCGCCGCGGTGGCCCCGGCCGGCTCCCCCCTCGCCGGGTGGGTGGACGGCGCGCACGGCCTCTTCGTGCCGATGGCGACCGCCCCGTACGAGCACGACGAACCCCTGGCCGCCTCCGCGCCCGGTGTCCTGTGGGCGCTGCTCACCCCGCTGCTCGCCCTCCTCGACCGCACGGGTCTGGTCTCGGCCCCGCCCGAGGCTCTCCAGAAGGTCGCCGACCGCCTCGACCACATCGCCGAGCGCTGCGGTCCGGCCATCGCGACCTACAGCAACCCCGCCAAGACGCTCGCCGTCGAGCTGGCCGAGGCGCTCCCGGTGATCTGGACGGAGGGCACCTCCGCGGGCCCCGCGGGCCGCCGTTTCACCGCCGCGCTCGCCGAGCTCGCGGGCCGCCCCGCGCTCACCGCCGAACTCCCCGAGGCGCTCGCCTCGCACAGCGTGCTGCTCGCGGGCGCACTCGCCGCCGGTGCCGACCCCGACGACTTCTTCCGCGACCGCGTCACGGAGGCACAGGCCCTGCACGCGCGCGTGGTGCTGCTCCGCGACCGCCCGATCGGCGGAATCAGCGCGGCGCCCGGCGCCCGCGAGCTCGCCCTCAGCCACGACACCGCGATCAGCGAGCTCGAACCCGAGGAGGGCGGCGAGCTGGAGACCCTCGCCGAACTGATCGCCATCACGGATTTCGCCGCCGTTTACCTGGCGCTTGCTTCGGGCGCCTGA
- a CDS encoding Trm112 family protein, whose translation MPLEAGLLEILACPACHAPLKEQDTELICTGADCGLAYPVRDGIPVLLVDEARRPA comes from the coding sequence ATGCCGCTCGAAGCCGGCCTCCTGGAGATCCTCGCCTGCCCGGCCTGTCACGCCCCGCTCAAGGAGCAGGACACCGAGCTGATCTGCACGGGAGCAGACTGCGGCCTCGCCTACCCCGTCCGGGACGGCATCCCCGTACTCCTCGTCGACGAGGCCCGCCGCCCCGCGTAA